ATGAGCCCCGGCGCCGGTGGTTATGGCTACTATTCCTTCCCGCTCGATGGCTGGTTCAATCCGGTCATGCCGGAATTCTCGACCATTCTCAAAGCGTGGCCGCTCGATGGCGGACAGTCTTTTGAGGGGTATCAGTATCTCGGCTTCGGCCTGATCGTGCTGGTGATCGCCGCCATCGTGCTCTACATCACCACCCCGGAAGCGAAAGCGGCGCGCGGCTTCATCGCCGCTTTGCGCCCCCTGACTATTCCCTTCCTGCTGCTGCTGCTGATCGCCACTTCCAATCACGCGCAGTTCTACGGTTACGACATCTGGAAGTTCAGACTGCCCGATGAGCTGCGCAATCCCGCCGCCATCCTGCGCGCCTCCGGCCGCCTGACCTGGCCGATCACCTATCTGCTGGTCGCCACTGCGCTTGTCGTCCTGTTCAAGAGCCGTCCGAAGACCATCGCCGTCCTGCTGCCGCTGGTTCTGGTCGTGCAGGCCTATGATATTTCCGGCATGTCGAAAGCGATGCGACAGGCCACGCAACTGGCCGCCTCCGACCAGATTTTCTACGAGACGCCGAGCCCGGAATGGGACCAACTCGTGAAGGACGCCAAGGGCATCGATTTCTACCCGGCCAATGTGCATATGAACGACAAATTGTTCTATGAACTGACCTGCGCGCGCCACCTCGCAGGCCAAGCCGGTCAATACCATGTATGCGGCCCGCGAAAACCTGATCCAGATCGCCAACCAGGAAGCCGGCATGGACGCCTTCAAGCGCGGCGAGGTCAAGTCCGACCACCTGTTCGTCTTCCTCAAGCAGTGCGACGCGCCCCAGGAACTGTGGCCGCGTCTGCGGATGCTCGACGGCGTGTGGATCATCCCGCCGAAGGACAGCCATATCGATCTGCCCAAGCCGGAATGGTCGCCCCTGCGTTCCGAAGTCCGCTTCGGCTGGCTGGATCAGGGCACCTGTCTGCTCGATGAAAACTGGTCTCGCCCGGAATATGACGGCGTGTGGAGCGAAGGCCCGGCGGCCAACCTGCGCATTCCGATCAAACACGTCCAGTTCGATACGCCCAAGCCCAAGGAACTGGACATGACGATGAAGGCCAAGAGCCGCCAGCCGGTCCTGGTCAGCGTCTTCGTCAATGGCGTCAAGGTCGGCGAGGTCAATCTCACCAACCGCACCACGCTCAACACCCTGCCCCTGCCGGCCTCGGCTCTG
This sequence is a window from Asticcacaulis sp.. Protein-coding genes within it:
- a CDS encoding DUF6311 domain-containing protein; the protein is MQALRQTPPAVWTGLHRGLCVVAPLLLFAAFFDVNVVNPTRIGWLMEHDWGQHVLGWNAWRRMPWSTFNHETLLGAPVGNTIFSTDSNPLFAFIFKPFRQWLPDNFQYIGPWFLFCVVMHFTFAYKLIRPHAPGRWTALGGAIALSALPMLYYRMRHDTLVAQWLILWGLHLFINVKDDRLPEGSGWRFVVSWFRNGEKMLGWSALLFVTGMVHPYLLFMIAAIFGGDCIKRFFGGVQADFSERKLKLTADWKTLLDAVIRAVPPLALAVLALYIGGSFNKGMSPGAGGYGYYSFPLDGWFNPVMPEFSTILKAWPLDGGQSFEGYQYLGFGLIVLVIAAIVLYITTPEAKAARGFIAALRPLTIPFLLLLLIATSNHAQFYGYDIWKFRLPDELRNPAAILRASGRLTWPITYLLVATALVVLFKSRPKTIAVLLPLVLVVQAYDISGMSKAMRQATQLAASDQIFYETPSPEWDQLVKDAKGIDFYPANVHMNDKLFYELTCARHLAGQAGQYHVCGPRKPDPDRQPGSRHGRLQARRGQVRPPVRLPQAVRRAPGTVAASADARRRVDHPAEGQPYRSAQAGMVAPAFRSPLRLAGSGHLSAR